From Streptomyces durmitorensis, a single genomic window includes:
- a CDS encoding MDR family MFS transporter → MSNKQILQAMSGLMAGMFVAILAGTVVANALPRIIADLGASQSSYTWVVTSELLAMTATVPLWGKLSDLYNKKLLLQLSLAMFIVGSLLAGFSQGVGLLIFSRVVQGIGAGGLTALAQVVMAAVIPPRRLGKYAGIFGAVFAVGTVAGPLVGGVLVDTSWLGWRWCFFIGVPFALLAILILQRTLRLPTVRRDVKIDFLGAFLIVAGVCALLIWTSLAGQQFDWASWQTAALTSTGVILLVAAVFVESRVPEPIIPLAIFRNRTVTLTTVASLLVGVAMFGGTVFLSQYFQIALGKSPTVAGMMSLPMILGLLVSSTVAGQFISRTGKWKAYLVSGAVIMTAGLGLLATIDANTGFGLLSLYMAVLGIGVGMLMQNLVLAAQNDVPATELGAATSVLSFFRSMGGTIGTSVLGAVLANRVASEISKSVGAAGGTAAEGAGGGEGAVPDMTKLPAPMREIVENAYGLATADLFLLAAPFAALALVAVIFIKEKPLKTTSGMERLAQENGAQPDGDGKKTEPMPAS, encoded by the coding sequence ATGAGCAACAAGCAGATACTCCAGGCCATGTCCGGGCTGATGGCGGGCATGTTCGTCGCCATCCTGGCCGGTACGGTCGTGGCCAACGCCCTGCCGCGCATCATCGCCGACCTCGGCGCCAGCCAGTCGTCCTACACCTGGGTCGTCACCTCCGAGCTGCTCGCCATGACGGCGACCGTCCCTCTGTGGGGCAAGCTCTCGGACCTCTACAACAAGAAGCTGCTCCTGCAGCTGTCCCTCGCCATGTTCATCGTCGGCTCCCTGCTCGCCGGGTTCTCGCAGGGCGTGGGGCTGCTCATCTTCAGCCGCGTCGTGCAGGGCATCGGTGCCGGTGGCCTCACCGCGCTTGCGCAGGTGGTGATGGCGGCCGTCATCCCGCCGCGCAGGCTCGGCAAGTACGCGGGCATCTTCGGCGCCGTGTTCGCCGTGGGCACGGTGGCGGGACCGCTGGTCGGAGGTGTCCTGGTGGACACGTCCTGGCTGGGCTGGCGCTGGTGCTTCTTCATCGGCGTGCCGTTCGCGCTCCTTGCCATCCTGATCCTTCAGCGCACACTGCGACTGCCGACCGTGCGCCGTGACGTGAAGATCGACTTCCTGGGCGCCTTCCTGATCGTGGCGGGCGTCTGCGCGCTGCTGATCTGGACCTCGCTGGCGGGCCAGCAGTTCGACTGGGCGTCCTGGCAGACCGCGGCGCTCACCTCAACTGGTGTGATCCTGTTGGTTGCTGCGGTGTTCGTGGAGTCCCGGGTGCCGGAGCCGATCATTCCGCTCGCCATCTTCCGCAACAGGACCGTCACGCTGACGACCGTCGCGAGCCTGCTGGTGGGTGTGGCCATGTTCGGCGGCACCGTATTCCTCTCGCAGTACTTCCAGATCGCGCTCGGCAAGTCGCCCACGGTGGCGGGCATGATGAGTCTGCCGATGATCCTGGGACTGCTGGTCTCCTCCACCGTCGCCGGCCAGTTCATCAGCAGGACCGGCAAGTGGAAGGCCTACCTGGTCTCGGGCGCCGTCATCATGACCGCAGGTCTGGGGCTGCTCGCCACCATCGACGCGAACACCGGCTTCGGACTGCTCAGCCTGTACATGGCCGTGCTCGGCATCGGTGTCGGCATGCTGATGCAGAACCTCGTCCTTGCCGCGCAGAACGATGTACCGGCAACCGAGTTGGGTGCGGCGACATCCGTCCTGTCGTTCTTCCGCAGCATGGGCGGCACGATCGGCACCAGTGTCCTTGGCGCCGTCCTGGCCAACCGCGTGGCTTCGGAGATCTCCAAGAGCGTGGGCGCGGCGGGCGGTACGGCCGCCGAAGGTGCCGGCGGCGGCGAAGGCGCCGTACCCGACATGACGAAGCTCCCCGCGCCGATGCGGGAGATCGTGGAGAACGCCTACGGCCTGGCGACCGCCGACCTCTTCCTGCTGGCGGCTCCCTTCGCGGCGCTGGCACTGGTCGCGGTGATCTTCATCAAGGAGAAGCCGCTGAAGACGACGAGCGGCATGGAACGGCTCGCACAGGAGAACGGCGCGCAGCCGGACGGCGACGGCAAGAAAACCGAGCCGATGCCGGCCAGTTGA
- a CDS encoding TetR/AcrR family transcriptional regulator, translated as MQDVTSKDAAPGLRERKKRATRAALSDAAVRLAAEHGAENVTVEAISSAAGVSPRTFFNYFDSHDDAFLMIDEEVGERLRRTVRQAPADLAVLDVLRDAFAAELVDIEERHEIWSLRAKVFQRSPHLLVRGLGAHMAEESELAQAIAERLGGAPGEAVGLYPRLVAAVSTTAIRVAIEDWCGRTADIAFVEVFRLTFEHLAAGLAAPAAGS; from the coding sequence CTGCAAGATGTGACGAGCAAAGACGCTGCGCCCGGACTCCGTGAGCGCAAGAAGCGGGCCACGCGGGCGGCGTTGTCCGATGCAGCGGTGCGGCTGGCCGCCGAGCACGGGGCGGAGAACGTCACCGTCGAGGCGATCAGCAGCGCGGCGGGAGTCTCTCCGCGCACGTTCTTCAACTACTTCGACAGTCACGACGACGCCTTCCTGATGATCGACGAGGAGGTCGGCGAGCGGCTCCGGCGCACGGTGCGCCAGGCGCCCGCCGATCTGGCCGTACTCGACGTGCTGCGGGACGCGTTCGCCGCGGAACTGGTGGACATCGAGGAGCGCCACGAGATCTGGAGCCTGCGGGCCAAGGTCTTCCAGCGCTCGCCGCACCTCCTCGTCCGTGGCCTGGGGGCCCACATGGCCGAGGAGTCGGAGTTGGCGCAGGCGATCGCCGAGCGGCTGGGGGGAGCGCCGGGCGAGGCGGTCGGGCTCTACCCCCGGCTGGTCGCCGCCGTCTCCACGACCGCCATCCGGGTCGCCATCGAGGACTGGTGCGGGCGGACGGCCGACATCGCCTTCGTCGAGGTCTTCCGCCTCACCTTCGAGCACCTGGCCGCAGGCCTGGCCGCCCCCGCGGCCGGCTCCTGA
- a CDS encoding DUF2470 domain-containing protein, producing the protein MRPHSTRITQPTPAERVHAILHAAQSMTVISDGSHTEVHRLDGAGAGHIHLHAPGQDTPASPQERRPVRLEFTDIAPTAVRDRLRARVTVTGLLTAPYSDESDQSTCMEFGQALLEDDQGRHFVSLDELCSVPPDPITGSEAEMLTHLVDSHQELVPLLVRLVQPQPEKGMLRAVPLAMDRYGVTLRLEYPTTHLDVRLPFATPVSDIDQAGPQIRGLLAAARRASHGQRWMSAPGPSGRPRP; encoded by the coding sequence ATGCGCCCACACAGCACCCGCATCACGCAGCCGACCCCCGCCGAACGCGTGCACGCGATCCTGCACGCGGCACAGTCGATGACAGTGATCAGCGACGGGAGTCACACCGAGGTCCACCGGCTCGACGGCGCGGGTGCGGGGCACATCCACCTGCACGCCCCGGGCCAGGACACCCCGGCGTCGCCGCAGGAACGCCGCCCGGTCCGCCTGGAGTTCACCGACATCGCACCGACCGCCGTACGCGACCGCCTGCGTGCCCGCGTCACCGTCACGGGGCTCCTGACGGCCCCGTACAGCGATGAGTCGGACCAGAGCACCTGCATGGAGTTCGGTCAGGCGCTCCTCGAAGACGATCAGGGCCGCCACTTCGTCTCCCTCGACGAGCTCTGCTCGGTCCCCCCGGATCCGATCACCGGCAGCGAGGCGGAGATGCTGACCCATCTCGTGGACAGTCACCAGGAGCTCGTCCCGCTCCTGGTCCGTCTGGTGCAACCGCAGCCGGAGAAGGGCATGTTGCGCGCGGTCCCGCTGGCCATGGACCGCTACGGCGTGACGTTGCGTCTGGAGTACCCCACCACGCATCTCGACGTCCGGCTGCCGTTCGCCACTCCCGTCAGCGACATCGACCAGGCAGGACCTCAGATCCGGGGGCTCCTGGCCGCGGCCCGTCGCGCCTCCCACGGTCAGCGGTGGATGTCCGCGCCGGGACCAAGTGGCAGGCCCAGGCCGTAG
- a CDS encoding AbgT family transporter has translation MSTSVTSAKTPTGGPPKRSVLDKVLNGIERAGNKLPHPVLLFLGLFLIIGTVSTVLAATGTTVTVPGEDKTLAVKGLFSGEGVRWLLENFIPNFTGFPSLGTVLLMMAAVGVAEKTGLLETAVRASIARAPRRLLPYLVAFVSCQAHLMSDVAILVIPPLAALAFKNAGRNPIAGLIGGFACVCAGYAAGFSIGALDALYTGITQQAAAVVPGGESAPTHILINYFFTAAASCVLALIGGFLISRVLEPRLPQPDPTADGEADGEADGEADGEADGDGAGSAVTVTVTARQRTGLLRSGLAVLLYAAVVVTCWLLPGSPLRGEGGALVPSPVLNGIVPLLFVAFVLAGIVYGRTVGTLKRADDAPRMMAESITGMSGYIVLILVISQVIGVFDWSNVGTLLAVKGANLLESAGLTGFTGLVLFVFLVCVLNLFVTSGSALWSLVAPVFVPAFMLLGMEPAVTQAAFRIGDSATQMITPLNPYVFLMLTILRRYEPGAQLGTVMARLSVFVVPFLIAWLVVLGLFYGLGLPLGPGADIHR, from the coding sequence ATGAGCACCTCGGTCACCTCCGCGAAGACGCCGACGGGCGGCCCGCCGAAGCGGTCCGTGCTCGACAAGGTCCTGAACGGCATCGAGCGTGCGGGCAACAAGCTCCCGCACCCGGTGCTGCTCTTCCTCGGCCTCTTCCTGATCATCGGCACGGTCTCGACGGTCCTCGCCGCCACCGGCACCACCGTCACGGTGCCCGGCGAGGACAAGACACTCGCGGTCAAGGGCCTGTTCAGCGGCGAGGGCGTGCGCTGGCTGCTCGAGAACTTCATCCCGAACTTCACCGGCTTCCCCTCGCTCGGCACCGTCCTGCTGATGATGGCCGCGGTCGGCGTCGCCGAGAAGACGGGCCTGCTCGAAACAGCCGTACGCGCCTCCATCGCGCGGGCGCCCAGGCGCCTGCTGCCCTACCTGGTCGCCTTCGTGTCCTGCCAGGCGCACCTGATGAGCGACGTCGCGATCCTGGTGATCCCGCCGCTGGCCGCACTCGCCTTCAAGAACGCGGGCCGCAATCCGATCGCGGGCCTGATAGGCGGCTTCGCCTGCGTCTGCGCCGGCTACGCGGCGGGCTTCTCGATCGGCGCGCTCGACGCGCTCTACACGGGCATCACGCAGCAGGCCGCCGCGGTCGTGCCCGGCGGCGAGAGCGCCCCCACGCACATCCTCATCAACTACTTCTTCACAGCCGCCGCCAGCTGCGTGCTCGCCCTGATCGGCGGCTTCCTGATCTCCCGCGTCCTGGAACCCCGGCTGCCCCAGCCGGATCCGACCGCAGATGGCGAGGCAGATGGCGAGGCAGATGGCGAGGCAGATGGCGAGGCAGATGGGGACGGCGCGGGCTCCGCCGTCACGGTCACCGTGACCGCAAGGCAGCGCACGGGCCTGCTGCGTTCGGGCCTGGCCGTCCTGCTCTATGCGGCCGTCGTGGTCACCTGCTGGCTGCTGCCGGGCTCCCCGCTGCGAGGCGAGGGCGGTGCCCTGGTCCCCTCACCGGTCCTCAACGGCATCGTGCCGCTCTTGTTCGTCGCCTTCGTCCTGGCGGGCATCGTGTACGGCCGCACCGTCGGCACCCTCAAGCGCGCCGACGACGCCCCGCGCATGATGGCCGAGTCGATCACCGGCATGTCCGGCTACATCGTCCTGATCCTGGTGATCTCACAGGTCATCGGTGTCTTCGACTGGTCCAACGTCGGCACGCTGCTCGCGGTGAAGGGCGCGAACCTCCTGGAGTCCGCAGGCCTGACGGGTTTCACGGGCCTGGTCCTCTTCGTCTTCCTGGTCTGTGTCCTGAATCTCTTCGTCACTTCGGGCTCGGCCCTGTGGTCCCTGGTCGCGCCGGTCTTCGTCCCGGCGTTCATGCTCCTCGGCATGGAACCGGCCGTCACCCAGGCCGCGTTCCGGATCGGCGACTCCGCGACCCAGATGATCACGCCGCTCAATCCGTACGTCTTCCTGATGCTGACGATCCTGCGCCGCTACGAACCCGGCGCGCAGCTCGGCACGGTCATGGCCCGGCTCTCGGTGTTCGTGGTGCCGTTCCTGATCGCCTGGCTCGTGGTCCTCGGCCTCTTCTACGGCCTGGGCCTGCCACTTGGTCCCGGCGCGGACATCCACCGCTGA
- a CDS encoding metal-dependent hydrolase family protein → MSHALFSSLRIIRARLVDGTGAAPVTDAVIDIDEDGTIVHAGPAATAPEAPARARTVDAAGRTVLPGFIDTHVHLAIESPRQMVRRHESDQTLETFRTAERLRITLEAGITTARDLGGLPAGYRDAVAAGLTAGPRLHTAVRILSHTGGHADFRSECGFDPSAGVGEIADTPDEVRVAVRRLLRSGADVIKVCATGGMSSPYDQPDDEGLTVEEIRTVVDEVARHGGRPVAAHAQGTAGIVNAIRSGVSSVEHGYGLTAQARELAGEHGTFVVPTLSTVFDGIDRSTMQPFHYEKKVRWSGITRENIAAAIADGVRIAMGTDAAMVPHGRNLRELSHLVALGMTPQRAIEAGTRSAAELLGLSAEIGTLEAGKHGDLVMCDGDPLADISVLSDPARIVFVAQRGAVRKDTLGLARTAPAASGAPSEGAAG, encoded by the coding sequence ATGAGCCACGCACTGTTCTCCTCCTTGCGCATCATCCGGGCCCGACTCGTCGACGGCACCGGTGCGGCCCCCGTCACGGACGCCGTCATCGACATCGACGAGGACGGCACGATCGTCCACGCAGGACCGGCCGCCACCGCGCCCGAGGCCCCCGCCAGGGCCAGGACCGTGGACGCGGCAGGACGCACGGTCCTGCCGGGCTTCATCGACACCCACGTCCACCTCGCCATCGAATCGCCCCGGCAGATGGTCCGCCGGCACGAGAGCGACCAGACCCTGGAGACGTTCCGCACCGCCGAGCGCCTGCGCATCACCCTGGAAGCGGGCATCACCACCGCCCGCGACCTGGGCGGCCTGCCCGCGGGGTACCGGGACGCGGTCGCCGCGGGCCTCACCGCAGGACCCCGCCTGCACACGGCGGTCCGCATCCTCAGCCACACCGGCGGCCACGCCGACTTCCGCTCGGAGTGCGGCTTCGACCCCAGCGCCGGGGTGGGCGAGATCGCCGACACCCCGGACGAGGTACGGGTCGCGGTGCGCCGCCTGCTCCGCTCGGGCGCCGACGTGATCAAGGTCTGCGCGACCGGCGGAATGAGCAGCCCCTACGACCAGCCCGACGACGAAGGCCTGACCGTCGAGGAGATCCGCACGGTCGTCGACGAGGTGGCCCGGCACGGCGGCCGCCCCGTGGCGGCCCACGCACAGGGCACCGCGGGCATCGTCAACGCGATCCGCAGCGGCGTGAGCAGCGTCGAGCACGGCTACGGCCTCACCGCGCAGGCACGCGAACTGGCGGGCGAGCACGGCACGTTCGTGGTGCCGACCCTGTCAACGGTGTTCGACGGCATCGACCGTTCGACCATGCAGCCCTTCCACTACGAGAAGAAGGTCCGCTGGTCCGGCATCACCCGGGAGAACATCGCCGCGGCCATCGCCGACGGCGTACGCATCGCGATGGGCACCGACGCGGCGATGGTGCCCCACGGCCGCAACCTGCGCGAGCTCTCCCACCTCGTGGCCCTCGGCATGACGCCGCAACGGGCCATTGAGGCGGGCACCCGCAGCGCCGCCGAACTCCTCGGTCTCTCCGCGGAGATCGGCACGCTCGAAGCGGGCAAGCACGGAGACCTGGTGATGTGCGACGGCGATCCGCTCGCGGACATCTCGGTCCTGTCCGACCCGGCGCGCATCGTGTTCGTCGCCCAGCGCGGCGCCGTACGCAAGGACACGCTCGGCCTGGCACGGACCGCCCCGGCGGCGAGCGGCGCGCCATCGGAAGGAGCCGCCGGATGA
- a CDS encoding Lrp/AsnC family transcriptional regulator gives MDTQRTHTLDELDLSIVHALQIQPRVPWVRMGEVLEVDAVTVARRWERMVRAGVAWVDGYLSTGHDEGVYAQIEIDMDGRLSEDTIGQLARDPHVLSLKQTSGGRDLLAIVAAADLDGLARLSGDRVSQLPGVRAVRSHVITAAPFEGASWRLRILTRQQRTALTVERPALPDEPLRPLDRRIALALGTDGRMPLTELAETVGASAATVRRRLRVLTGTGRLSLRCALARPLTGFPVSVVYFGSVPAQHLDETVSALRTLPGLRMCSITAGAHNLMLDIWLPALSEVHTTEALLNSRLAHLDLRITERAVVLRTVKHVGRVLDRRGHSMGSAPLNYWDA, from the coding sequence ATGGACACGCAGCGGACGCACACCCTGGACGAACTGGATCTGTCGATCGTGCACGCCCTCCAGATCCAGCCCAGGGTCCCCTGGGTACGGATGGGCGAGGTCCTGGAGGTCGACGCGGTGACGGTCGCCCGCCGCTGGGAGCGCATGGTGCGCGCGGGCGTGGCCTGGGTGGACGGCTATCTGTCGACCGGCCACGACGAGGGCGTCTACGCCCAGATCGAGATCGACATGGACGGCCGCCTGAGCGAGGACACCATCGGGCAACTCGCCCGTGATCCACACGTGTTGAGCCTCAAGCAGACCTCGGGCGGGCGTGATCTGCTCGCGATCGTCGCCGCCGCCGACCTCGACGGGCTCGCCAGGCTCTCCGGCGACCGGGTGTCGCAACTGCCGGGAGTACGCGCCGTACGCAGCCATGTCATCACGGCGGCTCCCTTCGAGGGGGCCTCGTGGCGGCTGCGCATCCTCACCCGGCAGCAGCGCACCGCGCTCACCGTGGAGAGGCCCGCGCTGCCCGACGAACCGCTGCGGCCCCTCGACCGCCGCATCGCCCTCGCGCTCGGCACCGACGGCCGGATGCCGCTGACGGAGCTCGCGGAGACCGTCGGCGCCTCCGCCGCGACCGTCCGGCGCAGGCTGCGCGTCCTGACCGGCACCGGGCGGCTCTCGCTGCGCTGCGCGCTTGCCAGGCCGCTGACCGGATTTCCGGTCTCGGTCGTCTACTTCGGCTCGGTGCCCGCCCAGCATCTCGACGAGACGGTGAGCGCGCTGCGCACCCTGCCGGGCCTGCGCATGTGCAGCATCACGGCGGGCGCGCACAATCTGATGCTCGACATCTGGCTGCCTGCCCTGTCCGAGGTCCACACCACCGAGGCGCTGCTCAACAGCCGCCTCGCGCACCTGGATCTGCGGATCACGGAGCGCGCCGTGGTGCTGCGTACGGTCAAGCACGTGGGGCGGGTGCTCGACCGCAGAGGGCACAGCATGGGGTCGGCGCCGCTCAACTACTGGGACGCGTAA
- a CDS encoding helix-turn-helix domain-containing protein has protein sequence MSTGAAGHPPDGGARDAAADVGPVESVHTADALAALLRQLRRRAARRDGGAQLTYRQLAARTGWAHGVIGDYFAGKTLPPTDRFDTLVQLLGATGRELRLLATARDRVEETRRSRTAANGRAGPPGRDNAGCPPAVPRQLPADIPELPGRGGELDVLDALRPMPRGSGPLVVALDGPGGVGKSALAVHAAHRLAERYPDGQLYADLRGSRHDEHPVPPAVVLRRFLCALGAPMPTPGSEADAAAAYRTRLTERRVLIVLDNALDAAQVRPLLPAAHGCAVLVTSRGVLAALNGAAHLHLTPLPPPASVEVLGLWAGPGRLTAEPGAADAIAHHCGHLPLALRIAGARLAARPRWPVRELADRLADPARRLAELSFADLDMRAALEVGHRELLARGATGRTAALALPLLAAGQGELTVARAAATTGEAPSATEVILEQLVDVQFLESPAPGRYRFHPLTRLFALRPASRSTAGPNTLTRPSS, from the coding sequence ATGTCAACGGGGGCGGCGGGACACCCGCCGGACGGGGGAGCGCGGGATGCGGCGGCGGACGTCGGCCCGGTCGAATCCGTGCACACGGCCGACGCGTTGGCCGCGCTGCTGCGGCAGCTGCGCAGACGCGCCGCGCGCAGGGACGGGGGCGCCCAGCTCACCTACCGTCAGTTGGCGGCGCGGACGGGCTGGGCGCACGGGGTGATCGGCGACTACTTCGCGGGCAAGACCCTGCCGCCGACCGACCGCTTCGACACCCTGGTCCAACTGCTCGGGGCGACCGGCCGCGAGCTGCGGCTGCTTGCGACGGCCCGCGACCGGGTGGAGGAGACGCGCCGCTCGCGCACGGCTGCCAACGGCCGCGCGGGCCCGCCCGGCAGGGACAACGCCGGTTGCCCGCCGGCCGTGCCCCGCCAGTTGCCCGCGGATATCCCGGAACTCCCCGGCAGGGGAGGGGAGTTGGATGTACTCGATGCGCTCCGCCCGATGCCGCGGGGCAGCGGCCCCCTGGTGGTCGCGCTCGACGGCCCCGGCGGTGTCGGCAAGTCGGCGCTCGCCGTGCACGCGGCCCACCGGCTCGCCGAGCGGTACCCCGACGGCCAGCTCTATGCCGACTTACGGGGCTCACGCCACGACGAGCATCCCGTCCCGCCCGCTGTCGTCCTCCGGCGTTTTCTCTGCGCGCTGGGCGCGCCCATGCCGACTCCTGGCAGTGAGGCGGACGCGGCGGCCGCCTACCGCACCCGGCTCACCGAGCGACGGGTGCTCATCGTCCTCGACAACGCCCTGGACGCAGCGCAGGTGCGCCCCCTGCTGCCCGCGGCGCACGGCTGCGCGGTGCTCGTCACCAGCCGCGGGGTCCTCGCCGCCCTGAACGGCGCCGCCCACCTCCACCTGACGCCTCTGCCGCCCCCGGCCTCCGTCGAGGTGCTCGGCCTCTGGGCGGGACCGGGGAGACTGACCGCGGAACCCGGCGCCGCCGATGCGATCGCGCACCACTGCGGTCACCTCCCGCTGGCCCTGCGCATCGCGGGAGCCCGCCTGGCGGCACGGCCCCGGTGGCCGGTGCGGGAACTCGCCGACCGGCTGGCCGACCCCGCGCGGCGTCTGGCGGAGCTGTCCTTCGCGGATCTGGACATGCGCGCGGCCCTGGAGGTGGGCCACCGCGAGCTCCTGGCCCGGGGCGCCACCGGACGGACCGCGGCGCTCGCGCTCCCCCTGCTGGCGGCGGGGCAGGGCGAGTTGACGGTGGCGCGGGCGGCGGCGACGACCGGCGAGGCGCCCTCGGCGACCGAGGTGATCCTGGAGCAGCTGGTCGACGTCCAGTTCCTGGAGTCCCCGGCTCCCGGCCGCTACCGCTTCCACCCGCTCACCCGGCTGTTCGCCCTGCGACCGGCGAGCCGGAGCACCGCAGGCCCAAACACCCTTACGCGTCCCAGTAGTTGA
- a CDS encoding helix-turn-helix domain-containing protein encodes MGLNDEVGRRLKRLRQDDGLSLSELSRRSGVGKGTLSELETGRRNPTLETLYALTTALGRPVSAVLDDPAPGVAAGEGGVSGSAVTAVLLERYEDEDAATDVFRVTVAEGATQESAAHVPLTTESLMVLSGTAVVGLPDAPQTAGPGGHAHWPADVPHFYSAPDGEVQGILFVRYPKTR; translated from the coding sequence ATGGGTCTGAACGACGAGGTGGGGCGCAGGCTGAAACGGCTGCGGCAGGACGACGGCCTGTCCCTGTCGGAGCTCTCGCGCCGCTCGGGCGTCGGCAAGGGCACGCTCTCGGAACTCGAGACGGGCCGGCGCAACCCCACGCTGGAAACGCTCTACGCCCTGACGACCGCGCTCGGCCGCCCGGTCAGCGCCGTGCTCGACGACCCGGCGCCAGGCGTCGCGGCGGGCGAGGGAGGAGTCTCCGGCAGCGCCGTCACCGCGGTCCTCCTGGAGCGGTACGAGGACGAGGACGCGGCCACGGACGTCTTCCGCGTCACCGTCGCCGAGGGCGCGACCCAGGAGTCGGCCGCGCATGTCCCGCTCACCACGGAGAGCCTGATGGTGCTCTCCGGAACGGCGGTCGTCGGCCTGCCGGACGCGCCGCAGACGGCCGGGCCCGGCGGCCACGCCCACTGGCCGGCCGACGTCCCGCACTTCTACAGCGCACCGGACGGCGAGGTCCAGGGCATTCTCTTCGTCCGTTATCCGAAGACGCGTTGA
- a CDS encoding benzoate/H(+) symporter BenE family transporter has protein sequence MSPLARIRAIAPPSAVAAALIAVTVGVTSAAALVFTAARAAGADAREVSSWMLALGIGIAVTCVGLSLRYKAPIVTSWSTPGAALLATSLSGVSMGKAVGAFVFSGALIAVSGLTGWFARIMDRIPVPLASALLGGVLLDFGTGLFSQMGGSFAIAFPVFVLYLLARRLLPRYAVLIALGGGVVASVLTGGWHLERVRLSLAHPVFTAPEFDWKVLISVGVPLFVVTMASQNLPGVAVLRGSGYEVPVSPVLTWTGAVQAVLAPFGAFGINLAAMTAAICTGESAHPDRQRRYLAAVWAGVFYLCVGLLGATVASLLTAMPHALVLAVAGVGLLATIEASLASALSDPTSREAAVVTFLATASGVTLLGIGSAFWGLLAGVLTSVIASVGRRRRAAAAGPAPAPVPAPQAVTSASRAPERTSA, from the coding sequence ATGTCCCCGCTCGCCCGCATACGCGCCATCGCACCACCCTCGGCCGTGGCGGCGGCGCTCATCGCGGTCACCGTCGGGGTGACCAGTGCCGCTGCCCTCGTGTTCACCGCGGCGCGGGCCGCGGGGGCGGATGCGCGGGAGGTCTCTTCGTGGATGCTGGCGCTCGGCATCGGGATCGCCGTGACCTGCGTGGGTCTTTCGCTGCGGTACAAGGCCCCGATCGTCACGTCCTGGTCGACGCCTGGCGCCGCGCTTCTCGCCACGAGCCTGAGCGGGGTGTCCATGGGCAAGGCCGTGGGCGCGTTCGTGTTCAGTGGCGCGCTGATCGCGGTGAGCGGTCTGACGGGATGGTTCGCGCGGATCATGGACCGGATCCCGGTACCGCTCGCATCTGCGCTGCTCGGCGGTGTGCTGCTCGATTTCGGGACGGGGCTGTTCTCCCAGATGGGCGGCAGTTTCGCGATCGCGTTTCCGGTGTTCGTGCTCTACCTCCTCGCGCGCCGGCTGCTCCCCCGCTACGCCGTCCTCATCGCGCTCGGCGGCGGGGTCGTCGCCTCGGTCCTCACCGGGGGCTGGCATCTGGAACGGGTCCGTCTTTCGCTCGCGCATCCGGTGTTCACGGCTCCCGAGTTCGACTGGAAGGTACTGATCAGCGTCGGCGTGCCGCTGTTCGTCGTCACCATGGCCTCGCAGAATCTGCCGGGGGTCGCCGTGCTGCGAGGGTCCGGCTACGAGGTGCCCGTCTCGCCCGTCCTGACGTGGACCGGCGCCGTGCAGGCCGTGCTCGCGCCGTTCGGGGCGTTCGGCATCAACCTGGCGGCGATGACCGCCGCGATCTGCACCGGCGAATCGGCCCACCCCGACCGGCAGCGGCGCTACCTCGCGGCCGTGTGGGCGGGCGTCTTCTACCTGTGTGTGGGCCTGCTCGGCGCGACCGTCGCCTCGCTGCTCACCGCGATGCCGCACGCGCTCGTCCTGGCCGTCGCCGGGGTCGGGCTGCTCGCCACGATCGAGGCGTCCCTGGCCAGTGCCCTGTCGGACCCCACGTCCAGGGAGGCGGCCGTGGTCACCTTCCTCGCGACGGCCTCCGGTGTGACGCTGCTCGGCATCGGGTCCGCGTTCTGGGGGCTGCTCGCGGGCGTGCTCACCAGCGTCATCGCGTCGGTAGGACGCCGGCGCCGGGCCGCCGCAGCCGGGCCAGCACCCGCACCCGTACCCGCCCCGCAGGCGGTCACGTCGGCCTCGCGCGCACCTGAGCGGACCTCCGCGTGA